Proteins from one Triticum aestivum cultivar Chinese Spring chromosome 7A, IWGSC CS RefSeq v2.1, whole genome shotgun sequence genomic window:
- the LOC123153257 gene encoding peroxidase 1-like, protein MASGSFLLPPSLLVLAASSEMVKIISAAPSLAGPFLWLHFHDCFVRGCDASVLLDSTKGNLAERDAKPNKSLREFGSVERVKARLEAAGPGIVSCADVLTLMARDAVVLAKGPSWPVALGRRDGSVSSATEASDVPLLTRIFASKGLGLKDLVVLSGAHRLSTAHSPSFADRLYNTTDNGLVDPSPDSEYAAKLRLKCKSVDNKQGRSYSMLSEMDPGSYKTFDTSYYRHVTKRRGLFRSDAALLTDATTEEHVRCVATGKFDDAFFRDFSESMVKMGNAGVLTNGDEDIRPQLEKLPAD, encoded by the exons ATGGCGAGCGGGTCTTTCCTGCTCCCTCCGTCCCTACTGGTTCTCGCAGCTAgctcggagatggtgaagatcatCTCCGCCGCGCCCAGCCTCGCCGGACCGTTCCTCTGGCTTCATTTCCACGACTGCTTTGTTAGG GGCTGTGACGCGTCTGTGCTGCTGGATTCCACCAAGGGCAACCTGGCAGAGAGGGACGCCAAGCCCAACAAGAGCCTGCGAGAATTCGGCTCCGTGGAGCGGGTGAAGGCCAGGCTCGAGGCCGCAGGCCCGGGcatcgtctcctgcgccgacgtgCTCACACTCATGGCCCGCGACGCCGTCGTCCTGGCCAAGGGCCCCTCCTGGCCCGTGGCGCTCGGCAGGAGAGACGGCAGCGTGTCCAGTGCCACGGAGGCGAGCGACGTCCCTCTACTCACCCGGATTTTCGCATCCAAGGGTCTCGGCCTCAAGGACCTCGTCGTCCTCTCCGGCGCCCACAGGCTCAGCACGGCGCACTCCCCGTCGTTCGCCGACCGGCTCTACAACACCACCGACAACGGCCTCGTCGACCCGTCGCCGGACAGCGAGTACGCGGCCAAGCTGAGGCTGAAGTGCAAGAGCGTCGACAACAAGCAGGGGCGTAGCTAC AGCATGCTGTCGGAGATGGATCCCGGCAGCTACAAGACCTTCGACACCAGCTACTACCGCCACGTCACCAAGCGCAGGGGGCTCTTCCGCTCTGATGCCGCGCTGCTCACTGACGCCACCACCGAGGAACACGTCCGGTGCGTCGCTACAGGTAAATTCGACGACGCGTTCTTCAGGGATTTCAGCGAGTCCATGGTCAAGATGGGCAACGCCGGCGTGCTCACCAACGGCGACGAAGACATACGTCCTCAACTAGAGAAACTACCAGCGGATTAA